The genomic window GATGTTTAAACTGATGTTTTTCATATGCTATTTTATTTAAACGTTTCCGTTAATTGACGAATGACCGTTGTCGGCGATTTCTTCTCGTACAATATATCATAAACAGCGTCCAGTATCGGCATGTTCACTTTATATTTCTCGTTGATCTCACGCATACACTTGGTTCCATAATATCCCTCGGCGATCATTTCCATCTCCAGCTGCGCTGTCTTCACGGAATATCCTTTACCGATCATGGTTCCGAAAGTACGGTTACGGCTGAACCGGGAATAAGCGGTAACCAGCAAATCGCCAAGGTAGACGGAGTCGGTGATATCCCGCTCCAGCCCGTGTACGGCGTCCACGAAATTACGCATCTCCTCAATAGCGTTCGAGATAAATACGGCTTGGAAGTTATCGCCATATTTCATTCCATGGCAAATACCGGCGGCGATAGCGTACACGTTCTTCAGTACGGCGGCGTATTCGATACCGGTCACATCCTTACAGAAGGAATTCTTTAAGTATTGATTCTTGAAAACGGGGGATATCGTACGGACCTTCTCGATGTCAGAACAAGCCAACGTAATGTACGAGAGCCGTTCCAGAGCGATCTCTTCCGCATGACAGGGACCACCGATAACTGCTATATTTTCTGTTGGAACCTTGTAATACTCCGCGAAGTAATCCGTAATCAACATATTCTCATCCGGTACGATACCCTTGATCGCCGAGATGATAAACTTATCTTTCAAAGAGGTCTTCACCTTCTTCAAATGTTGTTTCAAGAAAGGGGAAGGCGTAGCGAAGATCAAGGTATCCGAGTCCTTGATCGCTTGGTTGATATTGGAATAGAAGTTTATCTTGTTCGTGTCGAATTTCACGGCGGTGAGGTAACACGGATTGTGTCCCAACTGCTTGAACTCCTCGATACGATCGGGCCTACGCATGTACCAGTTGATACTATCTTGAGTTGAAAGTACGATCTTGGCTAAGGCGGTAGC from Parabacteroides distasonis ATCC 8503 includes these protein-coding regions:
- a CDS encoding NAD(P)H-dependent glycerol-3-phosphate dehydrogenase — encoded protein: MDLPGKIAIMGGGSWATALAKIVLSTQDSINWYMRRPDRIEEFKQLGHNPCYLTAVKFDTNKINFYSNINQAIKDSDTLIFATPSPFLKQHLKKVKTSLKDKFIISAIKGIVPDENMLITDYFAEYYKVPTENIAVIGGPCHAEEIALERLSYITLACSDIEKVRTISPVFKNQYLKNSFCKDVTGIEYAAVLKNVYAIAAGICHGMKYGDNFQAVFISNAIEEMRNFVDAVHGLERDITDSVYLGDLLVTAYSRFSRNRTFGTMIGKGYSVKTAQLEMEMIAEGYYGTKCMREINEKYKVNMPILDAVYDILYEKKSPTTVIRQLTETFK